A genomic region of Candidatus Syntrophosphaera sp. contains the following coding sequences:
- the rplA gene encoding 50S ribosomal protein L1 has translation MKHSKRYNTAYSMYDRQKRYEIDEALKILKTYPASKFDETVEVHFNLGVDPRKADQQIRNSLVLPHGTGKVTRVLVFAEGDKADEARKAGADYVGLDDLMEKISGGWFDFDVVVTTPTLMGRIGKLGRILGPRGLMPNPKVGTVTMDVGKAVEESKGGKIAYRVDKFGNLHILFGKISFSAEMLKDNLKVVLAAVLKDRPATLKGVYIKSITLCSTMGPGIKLQIASATLEAKS, from the coding sequence ATGAAACATAGTAAAAGGTACAACACTGCCTATTCGATGTATGACCGCCAGAAAAGGTATGAGATCGACGAAGCTCTGAAGATCTTGAAGACGTATCCGGCTTCCAAGTTCGACGAGACCGTCGAGGTTCATTTCAATCTGGGGGTCGATCCTCGAAAAGCCGATCAGCAGATCCGCAACTCGCTGGTTTTGCCCCATGGAACGGGCAAGGTCACGCGCGTGCTGGTCTTTGCCGAAGGCGACAAGGCAGACGAAGCCAGGAAAGCTGGCGCCGATTACGTTGGATTGGATGATCTGATGGAAAAGATTTCGGGCGGTTGGTTCGATTTCGACGTCGTGGTCACCACACCCACCCTGATGGGACGGATCGGCAAACTGGGAAGGATTTTGGGCCCCCGCGGCCTGATGCCCAATCCCAAGGTTGGTACCGTTACCATGGACGTGGGAAAAGCTGTTGAGGAATCAAAGGGGGGCAAGATCGCCTACCGTGTCGATAAATTCGGCAATCTGCACATCCTCTTTGGCAAGATCAGCTTTTCCGCGGAGATGCTCAAGGACAACCTCAAAGTCGTTCTGGCGGCCGTTCTCAAGGACCGCCCCGCGACCTTGAAAGGTGTCTATATCAAGAGCATCACGCTCTGCTCGACCATGGGACCCGGCATCAAACTGCAAATCGCAAGCGCAACCCTGGAAGCGAAGAGCTAA
- the rplJ gene encoding 50S ribosomal protein L10: MVQSGKLDIVAQLKERLNGAKAIVLVDYKGINVEQVNMLRNQFRDVQVDYLVQKNTLIKIALNDLGINELDEYLVGPTALAICHADEVAPAKVLVKFVKEVMEDAPFPSFKAGYVTGHVFNQAELLYLAKLPSREELIAKVLGSLNAPISNFVNLSQGIIRKFVYALDAIAKNKAS; this comes from the coding sequence ATGGTTCAAAGTGGAAAATTAGACATCGTAGCACAACTGAAAGAACGTTTGAATGGCGCCAAAGCGATCGTACTGGTGGATTACAAGGGAATTAACGTGGAACAGGTGAACATGCTGCGCAACCAATTCCGGGATGTGCAGGTGGACTATCTGGTCCAAAAGAACACCCTGATCAAGATAGCTCTCAATGATCTGGGCATAAACGAGCTGGACGAATACCTGGTGGGACCTACCGCGCTGGCGATCTGCCATGCAGACGAGGTCGCCCCGGCCAAGGTGCTCGTCAAATTTGTCAAGGAAGTGATGGAAGATGCGCCTTTCCCCAGCTTCAAAGCCGGTTACGTGACTGGTCACGTGTTCAACCAGGCTGAATTGCTGTACCTGGCCAAGCTGCCCTCCCGCGAGGAGCTGATCGCCAAGGTCCTGGGAAGCCTGAACGCCCCCATCAGCAACTTTGTCAACCTGTCCCAAGGCATCATCCGTAAATTTGTGTATGCGCTCGATGCCATTGCCAAGAATAAGGCAAGCTAA
- the rplL gene encoding 50S ribosomal protein L7/L12: MSDKKQQVIDLIKEMTVLELSDLVKEMEEIFGVSAAAPVAVAAAPAAGGAAEAKEEQTEFDVHLMSAGEKKINVIKVVREITKLGLKEAKDLVDGAPKVVVEKVSKEEAESVKKKLEEVGASVELK; the protein is encoded by the coding sequence ATGTCCGATAAAAAACAACAAGTTATTGACCTGATCAAAGAGATGACAGTGCTCGAGCTTTCGGATCTGGTCAAAGAGATGGAAGAGATATTTGGCGTTTCCGCTGCCGCCCCCGTAGCCGTTGCTGCTGCTCCTGCCGCTGGCGGAGCCGCGGAAGCCAAGGAAGAACAGACCGAATTCGACGTACATCTGATGAGTGCCGGCGAGAAGAAGATCAACGTGATCAAAGTCGTGCGCGAGATCACCAAGCTTGGGCTCAAGGAAGCCAAGGACCTGGTCGACGGCGCGCCCAAAGTCGTCGTGGAAAAAGTCAGCAAAGAAGAAGCCGAATCCGTTAAGAAGAAACTCGAAGAAGTCGGTGCTTCTGTCGAACTTAAGTAA